In Acidobacteriota bacterium, one DNA window encodes the following:
- a CDS encoding flap endonuclease codes for MRCAGAGEADVAAPERGATVYLVDGTYELFRQFYGAPRRSSPDGQEIGAVAGLRRSLASLVRRRGVTHGAVAFDRVIESFRNRLFPGYKTSAGEPPELLAQFLPAERAARAVGFAVWPMIEFEADDALATAADRLARDPRVARIVICSPDKDLLQCVRGRRVVCLDRRRDRIVDEAAARERFGIPPERIPDWLALVGDAADGIPGLPGFGPATASRLLALWPGIEAIPTDPRQWPAGLRGAARLARTLEERRGEALLYRRLATLRRDAPVAADLDELRIRPFGDAPSFV; via the coding sequence ATGCGGTGCGCCGGCGCCGGGGAGGCGGACGTCGCTGCTCCGGAACGGGGCGCCACCGTCTACCTCGTCGACGGCACCTACGAGCTGTTCCGGCAGTTCTACGGGGCGCCGCGGCGGAGCTCGCCGGACGGCCAGGAGATCGGGGCGGTCGCCGGGCTCCGGCGGAGCCTCGCCTCCCTCGTCCGCCGCCGCGGGGTCACGCACGGCGCGGTTGCGTTCGATCGCGTCATCGAGTCGTTCCGCAACCGCCTCTTCCCGGGGTACAAGACGAGCGCCGGCGAGCCGCCCGAACTGCTCGCCCAGTTCCTGCCGGCGGAACGCGCCGCCCGCGCGGTCGGGTTCGCCGTCTGGCCGATGATCGAGTTCGAGGCGGACGACGCCCTGGCGACCGCGGCCGACCGGCTCGCACGCGATCCCCGGGTGGCGCGGATCGTGATCTGCTCTCCCGACAAGGACCTCCTGCAGTGCGTGCGCGGCCGGCGTGTCGTCTGCCTCGACCGGCGGCGGGACCGGATCGTGGACGAGGCGGCGGCCCGGGAGCGCTTCGGGATTCCTCCCGAGCGGATCCCCGACTGGCTCGCCCTGGTCGGCGACGCGGCCGACGGGATCCCGGGCCTCCCCGGCTTCGGCCCCGCCACCGCCTCGCGCCTGCTCGCGCTCTGGCCCGGTATCGAGGCGATTCCGACCGATCCGCGGCAGTGGCCGGCAGGGCTGCGCGGGGCCGCGAGACTCGCCCGGACACTCGAGGAGCGGCGCGGCGAGGCCCTTCTCTACCGCCGGCTGGCGACGCTGCGGCGCGATGCACCGGTGGCGGCGGACCTCGACGAGCTGAGGATACGGCCTTTCGGAGACGCGCCTTCCTTCGTTTGA